GAAAAAAATGAGCGGACCCATGTCGGGTCTTTTTCCCGGCCTGCGGATGGATGGGCGGGACGCAGGAAGAACCTGCTCCACACCCACGAAAGGGAGACCCGATGATGATTTCCATCCATGAGAATTCCACCCGCCGTTACCTGGCCGTGACTGTACTCGCCGGAGGCCTGGTGCTCGGCGCGTGCGGACCCTCCAACGAACAGCAGGGACAGAAAGAGGAAGAGGTGCTGGACGAAGTGGGCATCCAGGCCATGGCGCTGACCGCCGACTCCTGCGCCAGACTGAAGGCCGTGGGGCAGCCCATGGAGCGCAACTACACGCTGTTCGTGAACGGAGACCTCCGCAAGCCCTTCATCGCCTGGTGCGATGCCGACGGTGACACCTATCTGAACCTGCCGACCGGAGGCGGCCGCAACTTCTCCCAGTACCTCGAGGTGGATGGAACGTCGGTCTCCACCAGGTGGGCCAAGGTCCGGTTGGATCCGGTGGCGATGACGCTCGACGTGAACGACGCCCGGTTCACCACGTCCACCGGAAGCATCCCGGGGTGGAACAAGTACTACGCGGCCTATGGCGAGGCGGGAGACTGCGTCACGTACGACTCCTCGACGGGCCGGGCCAACGTGGACCTGCGCGGGCTGCCCTTCGCCGTGAGCGCGACGTGGAAGACGGACGGCTGGTACGCCGCTGGCGGCTCCACCAGGTCCTCGCATGACCAGGTCGTCGACGTGTCGGGCGGTGGCTACTGCGGCTCCACCACCGTCGACGGTGCCTTGACCGTGCGCTACGTGGGCTATGACTCCTGCGCCACCGTGGCGGCCGCGGGGGGGACCCTGAACCAGGACTACACGCTGTACCTCGGCCTGGACCCCAGCAAGCCCTACCTCGCCTACTGCCACAGCAGCGGCAATACCTATCTGACCCTGCGGGCCATCGGAAGCGGCAGCAACTTCTCCCAGTACCTCGAGGTGGATGGAACGTCGGTCTCCACCAGGTGGGCCAAGGTCCGGTTGGATCCGGTGGCGATGACGCTCGACGTGAACGACGCCCGGTTCGCCACGTCCACCGGAAGCATCCCGGGGTGGAACAAGTACTACGCAGCCTATGGCGAGGCGGGAGACTGCGTCACGTACGACTCCTCGACGGGCCGGGCCAACGTGGACCTGCGCGGGCTGCCCTTCGCCGTGAGCGCGACGTGGAAGACGGACGGCTGGTACGCCGCTGGCGGCTCCACCAGGTCCTCGCATGACCAGGTCGTCGATGTGTCGGGCGGTGGCTACTGCGGCTCCACCACCGTCGACGGTGCCTTGACCGTGCGCTACTTCTACCAGTAGGTGGAGCTGGGTTGGCGGGGTCCTCGGGAGCTCCGCCTTCAGCAAGGTCCCCGTCCTCGGAGGCGCTTCTCGGCAGCGACCTGCCAACCCCTAAAGCGGCGGATGAAAGCCGGTGTCCAGGCTGCCGTCTGGCAGAAGCTGAACAAGCTGGTGGAACGTCTTTCCGCCAGCCGAGGCAGGCGCGAAGCGATAGAGAAGCACGGTGCCGTTGGGCCCCACCGTGAGCTTGAGAATGCTCGAGATCCCTTGCGCGGCGAACGCCGAACGGAAACGCTCGGCGACCGCCCTGTCGACCCGCCCGTTCGAGTCCAGGCGTGCCAGCACCACTGGAGTCCGTTCTTCGAACGCGTTCAAGAGACCCACTCGGGCGACGATGAAGCCTCCGTCCGCAAGAGCGCTCAGGTGGTTGGCTTCGAAGGGAAGCTCCTCCCGCTGGAAGGTGTCGTCCAGGGTTCCGTCAGGGTTCAGACGCATCACCTCGGAACGAGCCTCACCCGTCACAAAAGCGGTGACGAGCTTTCCGTCCGCCTGAACAGCCAGGGCTGTTGCCTGGCGCAACTCCTTCTCGCGCTGCATCCCCAAAAGCCGCTCATGAAAGACCTCATCAGGCTGCCCTTCAGCGCTGATGGAGTAGACAGCCGGGAGGAGAGACTCCGCATATTCGGGATTGTCGGCGACGATGAAACGTCGCCCATCGGCACCGATTGCGCCGGGAATGGAATCGGCCACACCCAGCTCTGGCATCTCCCTCCATGAAGACAGGTCTGGCAGTCCCTCGGGAGTGATCCGCAGGATGGGGCTCCCGGACTTGGAATCCGCCTCACGACGGAAGCCTCCATACATCAGCAGCCCGCCATCCGACTGGAGCTGGACCTCCGCGACCAGGCCCTCAACGTGCTGCTCGGCCGGGAGATTGGGGATGGACACCCGGCGGAGTTCTTCTCCCTCCGGGCTGACGATCAGGGCCAGCTCGTCCTTGTGATTCGGAGAGCTGGAGATCGACCCTGATCCCAGGAGGATTTTTCCATCCGACTGAAGCCAGACGTGGCCTGGATGCGTGGGCGTGAGGCTCGAGCAGCGATCCTGTCCCTTGAAGGTGGGATCGATGCTCCCATCCGGCAGGAGCCGGGAGAGCTTCATGCCGTTCTTCCGTGTTCCTTCCTTGGAGATGAAGCCTTGGATGAGGATCCTGCCATCGGGCTGGTACGTGACCCCCAGGACTTCCGTGCTGAACCCATGCTGGCCAGCTTCCCACAGGGAAACCTCGCAGGGCGAGGCGAACGCGAACCCCGTCAGCTTGCCGTAGAGGGCCTCCCCGGGCATGAACCACACGCCGAAGGACGCCACGCGCACCGTGACATCCAGGAAGGGGACTCTTCGGGGCAGGGGCAGCACGGCCAGGATGAGCAGGAGGACCCCAGGCACGAGCGAGCTGATGACCATCCTGCGTGTCTGGGACATGCGCACCAACCACACCGGCCAGGTGAGCGCGAAGTAGTAGAGCGTATAGGAGAACAGGCCCGTCACCAGCCAACCTCCACCGCCCGACCGGTCGGTGCTTTGGTTGGTGTGGATCACCACGCCAATGGCCACGGGGATGGCGAGGACCAGCGGCCAGAACCACAGGAGACGTCTCCACATGCCCCAACTATAGCGGAGGGTCTCCAGCCCTGAGCCCTCCGGAGAATCGCCCGGCGCGCGGTTTATCGTCCGTTTAAAAATGGGGCGTAGGGTCCTTCCCATGGACCCACGCAACCGCCTGAAAATGGATGGGACCGCGTCCTCCGGCCCCGCGTCCTTCAAGAGCTTCTTCAACCTGATCGCATCGACGAAGCCATCGCTGCCCCTGCTCATCACCGCCCTGGTGCTGAGCGTGGGCTCGACGCTGGTGAGCCTCCTCGTTCCGCTCTTCACCAAGAGCCTGGTGGATGGCTTCTCGCTCGCCTCCCTCGACTACCGCCAGATGGCGCTGATCGCCGCGGCCTTCACCCTCCAGGCCGCCACCAGCGGCATCTCGCTCTACCTGCTCACCTTCGTGGGCCAGCGGATCGTCGTCGGCATCCGAGACCGGCTCTGGAAGAAGCAGCTGGCCCTGCCCATCCGCTACTTCGACGCGCACGGCACCGGAGACCTCATCTCCCGCATGGCCAACGACACCGCCGTCGTCAAGGCGCTCATCACCGAGAACCTCTCGAGCTTCGTCTCGGGCATCCTCGCCATGGTCGGCTCGGTCAGCCTGCTCATCTCCCTGAACTGGAAGATGGCCCTCGTCATGCTGGTGGCCCTGCCGGTGGGCATCGGCGTCATCGCGCCCCTGGCTCGCAGCATGCGCCGGGTGTCCATGGGGACGATGGACGAGAACGCCCGCTTCACCACCCTGCTCGCCCAGGTGCTGTCGGAGATCCGCCTGGTGAAGGCCTCCAACGCCGAGAGCCGCGAGTACCGCAAGGGCCAGGAGACCGTCGAGCGGCTCTTCCAGTTCGGCCTCAAGGAGGGCCGTGTCCAGGCGCTCGTCGGGCCGATGATGGGCCTGGTGATGATGGGCATGCTCGTCCTCGTCATCGGCTATGGCGGGCTGCTCGTCTCGTCCGGGCAGCTCTCGGCGGGAGACCTGGTCGCGTTCATCCTCTACCTGATTCAGGCCATCATCCCCGTGGGCCAGCTGACCGCCTTCTTCGTCCAGCTCCAGAAGGCACGCGGCGCCACGCAGAGCATCATCACCCTGCTGGAGACGCCCGAGGAGAAGCCGGAGGAGGGAGTGCACCTCGAGGCGGCCCGCCTGCCCATCCGCTTCGACCGGGTGAGCTTCAGCTACCTGCCGGGCGAGCCCGTGAGCCGGGAGCTGAGCTTCTGCCTGGAGCCCGGCACCGTGACGGCCATCGTCGGCCCGAGCGGCTCGGGCAAGACGACACTCTTCTCGCTCCTGGAGCGCTTCTATGAGCCGGACTCCGGGACCATCCTCATCGGCTCGAAGCCGCTGCGGGAGTTCTCCCTGGCCTCGTGGCGCCGCCGCATCGGCTACGTCCCCCAGGAGAGCCCGCTCATGGCGGGGACGATCCGCGAGAACATCGCCTATGGCCTCGACCGGGAGCCGAGCGATGAAGAGCTCATCGAGGCCGCTCGCCTGGCCTATGCCGACGAGTTCATCCAGGGCCTGCCCAACGGCTATGACACGGAGGTGGGCGAGCGGGGCGTGAAGCTCTCCGGTGGACAGCGGCAGCGCATCGCCATCGCCCGGGCGTTCCTGCGCAACCCCGACATCCTCATGCTCGACGAGGCCACCTCCAGCCTGGACAGTACCTCGGAGCACTTCGTCAAGCTGGCCCTGGAGAACCTGATGCGAGGCCGGACGACGCTGATCATCGCGCACCGCCTGTCCACGGTGATCGATGCGGACCTCATCCTCTTCGTGGAGAAGGGGCGGTTGACGGGGCGCGGCACCCACTCGGAGTTGGTGGACAGCCACGAACTCTACCGGAGCTTCGCCGAGCAGCAGCTCCGCTCCCACGACAGCCGCGAGGCACGCGCCTGACTCGCGGAGTGTTCCCTGTAGAATGCGAACCCAGGAGGGCGCATGGCGAGGATCATGGTCGTCGATGACGACCCCCACATCCGCGAGGTGGTCCGACACTTCCTCGGGACCGCGGGCTTCGACGTCGTCGAGGCCTCGGACGGCCGGGAGGCCCTGAGCCTGCTGGAGCGGACCCAGGTGGACCTGCTCGTGCTGGACGTGATGATGCCGAAGATGGACGGCTGGCAGCTCTGCCAGGAGCTCAAGCGTCTGCGAGACGTCCCCATCCTGATGCTCACGGCGAAGGGGGAGACTTCGCAGAAGCTCAAGGGCTTCGAGCTCGGGGCCGATGACTACCTGGTGAAGCCCTTCGAGCCCGCGGAGCTCGCGGCCCGCGTCAAGGCGCTGCTCAAGCGCTACCGCATCGAGGCGTCGCAGAGCGTGCAGGTCGGCAAGCTCTTCCTCAGCCGGAAGACATACCTGATCCAGGCTGGCGAGGAGAGCCTCACCATTCCCATGAAGGAGTTCGAGTTGCTCTTCAAGCTGGGCAGCTCGCCGGGGAAGACGTTCAGCCGGGAGCAGCTCATCCAGGCCATCTGGGGCCCGGACTTCGAGGGGACGGATCGCACCGTGGACGTGCACGTCAACCGCCTGCGCGAGCGGTTTCCCGAGGAGCGCTTCGGCTATCGCATCACCGCCATCCGCGGCTTGGGCTATCGGCTGGAGCTCGCACAGTGAAGTGGCCCGCCCTGAAGCGCACGCCTCGCCTCGGGGCAGGGCTGGTCACCCTGGCCATGCTGGCAGGGCTGGTCGCGGAGTGGACGCTGGTGTCCTGGCTCAAGGATGCCGCCCTGACGGCCCTCGGTGTACGGCTCTCTCCCTACGTCAGCCAGGTCATCGATCTGGTGGTCTCGCTCTTCCTGTTCGGCTTCATCATGAGGTTCATCGGAAAGGCCTTCTTCCACTGGCGGATGACCATCTTCACCGTGTTGAACGACGCGCTGAGCCGCATCGCGCGAGGGGACTTCTCCGTCAGCGTACCGGTGGATGAGACGGGCGATGACACGCGGAAGAACCCGGTCCTCGAGGTGGCCGTCAACATCAACCAGGTGGCCGAGGCCCTCCAGCGCATGGAGGCGATGCGTCAGGAGTTCATCTCGAACGTCTCCCACGAGATCCAATCGCCCCTCACCTCCATCCGAGGCTTCGCACAGGCCCTGAGAGAAGGCGGGCTGTCCGAGGAGACCCGTCAGCACTACCTCGCCACCATCGAGGCCGAGAGCCGGCGTCTCTCACGGCTGAGCGAGAACCTCCTGAGGCTGAGCTCGCTGGACTCGAAGGCCCATGCCCCGGTCCCGCGGCGCTATCGGCTCGACAGCCAGCTGCGCGAAGTGGTCCTGGCCGCCGAGCCTCAGTGGACGGCCAAGGGGCTCGACATCGAGGCGGACCTGGACGCCGTGTACCAGACCGCGGACGAGGACATGCTGAATCAGGTCTGGACCAACCTCGTCCACAACGCCATCAAGTTCACTCCCGCGGGCGGAAGGATGGGGATCGAGCTGCGGCTCGAGGGCGGACAGGCCCTCGTGCGGCTCACGGATTCGGGGATTGGCATCTCGCGGGAGGACCTGCCCTTCGTCTTCGATCGGTTCTACAAGGCGGACAAGGCTCGCAGCCGCACCGATGCCTCGGGTGGGAGTGGACTGGGGCTCGCCATCGCCCGGAAGATCGTCGAACTCCACGGAGGGCGCATCGAGGCGCTGAGCGAGGGTCTGGGCAAAGGCTCCTGCTTCACGGTGCGCCTCCCCTCCGCGGAGCCCTACCTGAAAGCACCCGAGCCTGCTTCATCGGACACGTCTTCGGAGCAGGGCTTGGAGCCGGGAGCGCAACCCGGCACGGTTCGAAGTGCACGATGGAGGACGTACGTATAGGAGGGATGGGGGCCGTGTTGAGGGGCAGTGCCAGACGCGCACTGCGTTTGGTTCCGTCAGGTAACCCAGTGTGCCCACACGAGTCGTCTGACACCCTTCCTGGGAACGCGCGTTCAAGGCGCCGGCGCGAGGACAGTCCGGTCGATCCATCCCCGGGCGGGAGTGGGATCGAAGTCTTTGCGGTAGTCCGCCAGGAAGCGCCCATTCGAGGGGCACGACTCCACCAGGTTCGCGACCCAGTAGGCGCCGCCACAGGGGATCGTGTCGATGGGCGTGGTGGAGGTGGCCGTCTTGTAGACGTACACGGTGGCGCACACGAACGTGTAGTCGCGCCCGGGATTCTGACAGGTGTTGGTGAGCGCCTCGGCGAGGGCGTCCGTGGGCCCTGCTTCTTCCTGGACCTCCAGCGAACCACACCCCGCCAGCAGGCCCACCACCCCAGCCGCGAACCACCCACCTCGAAGAAGAATCGTCATCGAAAGCTCCCGCGTGCGTCGAAAAGAGGAGCTTCCAATTTTAGAGTGGGCACCTCGGCTGCCGTGAGCGCCTCGTCGCGCATGGGTGCTGGAGGCCGAAGGCCGGTGTTCGCATGGACCGCGCCCGACTTCCAGGAGGTACCCGGTGTGTCAGGTGGGGGCCTACCCACACGAGTCGTCTGAGCGAGCGAAGGCCGTGTCACGAGTCCTTTCGCCCTGACGCGTGGGCCCCGCCGTCCAGCACCTCGGACAGGGTCGTGGCCTGGAGGGCCCGGTCGAACCAGTTATCGAGCGTGTTCAGGTCCGTGCAGTCGAGGATGAGCTGCCGGGCTCCTTCCTCCACGTGAATCCCCCGGAGGGCGAGAATCCTCAGGATGGACTCGGCACGTCCCCGTGCCAGACCCTCTTCCCTGCCTCGCACCAACCCCTTCTCCAGCCCCTGCGACAGGCCCTGCTGGCGTCCCTGCTCGATGAGTTCCTCGCCATAGCTCCGCATCAACTCCTCCGTGCGTTGCTCATCCAGGACTGAATGTAGCACCTGACCTGTAGCGTTGTGGACGGCCTTGTCCCCAGTCCACAGCAGGTAACGGATGACCACCCGCAGAGGTTCGGCGCCCTCTGGAGCCGCCTGCACCTGGGCGAACAGGCCCACCCACTCGGGCAGCTTGCGCGCCAGTACCCTGCGGGGAGCCAGCAGGCCGTGGATGTCCGCTTCCGCTCCCTTGGTCCCGTTGGCGAGACGCCATTCTCCTGGGAGGGGTCTCCCACGGGCCCGCCCGAGTCAGACGAACCGTCTCGTACAAATCGTCTGACACCTTCGCAGCGCCCGCACTCGCATCCTCGGGGCTCGTGGCCCTCACCGGACACCTCGCGCGGCACTTCGGCGACAGTGGCTTCGCCGTGGCGGACACGGCTGGCCCATGCTCAAGCTGCTGCGCAACGGCCAGCTCTACAAGAACACGCCCTTCCACGTACTAGGCGGGATGGGGGCCGTGTGGAGGGAGAGAGCTGGAGCCGAGGGGTAGAGGAGGACTGATGAGGGGTGCCACGCGGGCTGTGCGCCAGGCCAGTGGAGAGGCGATGCAGCCCCATGGGGCACACGCCGGCCCAGGTGGCCCCCCGGCTGGATCTCTCGAGCGGACGGCATGTTGGGGCTCCCTCCTCCCGTCGTTCTCCTATGCTCCCTCCGGGTGACCCAAGTCCCCGGAGAAGCGTGGTGGATAGCGAGGAGGAAGTCATGAAGACGAGGTGGTTGTTACCCGCGGCCTTGCTGCTGGCCATCACGGGATGTGGTGCGCCCACAGGTGGCGCGGAAGGCGAGGTCACGTACGCGGAGGTGCCCAGCCCGAGTGAGCCCGGTGGGGTGCATCCGCTGACACTCGACATCGCAGTACCAGAGGGGCCGGGTCCCTTTCCCGCGATCGTCTTCATCCATGGTGGCGGATGGGTCATCGGAGATCTGGACGACTTCGGAGATCGAATCCACGAAGCGAGCCGACGGGGCTTCATCGGGGTGACCATCAACTATCGGCTCGCGAACCTCGATGATGGACACGGCAAGGCCCTCCACCCCTGGCCGGCGCAACTGCAGGACGTGCGGTGTGCGCTCCGGTGGCTCGCCGCGAATGCCGCCACGTACAAAGTGGATACGGCCCGAGTGGGGGTGATCGGCGGGTCCGCTGGCGGGCACCTCGCGATGATGTCGGCGTACGCCCGGAACGAAGCACGCTTCGAGCCAGACTATTGCCCCTACAGCGAGAACCTCGAGGTGAAGGCCGTGGTGTCCATGTGCGGCGCCGGTGACCCCGCGTCCGTCTATGAGACGACGGACTGGTGGATCAAACCCTACGTCACCCGGTTCCTCGCGCTGCCGGATGGAGCGAAGGTAAAGGATTCGCCCGAGGTCTTCGCTGATGTCAGCAACCTCACCTACATGGGGCACGGGCCCAGGGTGCCACTGCTGATTCTCCAGGGGACGGCGGACACCCTCGTCCTCCCCGAGGTGCAGCGAGCCTTCGCGGTATCGGCTCGATTGCTCGGGCAGGAGGTCCACGTCGAGTACCTCGAAGGCGCGGGCCACGACATCGATGCCACCCACCGGGCCGAGTCGGATGAGTTCATTTGGAAGTGGTTCGGGGAGAGGCTATGACGATGCGCCACTTCATCTGCATGCTCGTGCTGTTGGCAGCGCCGCGAGTGCTGGCCCAATCAGCGGGAGGGGAGGCCCACGCTCCAGCCGAGGACGCCTTCGCTCTCAGGCTGGGGCTCAGCGCCCGGCCGCTCATCGGTCTCAGCGGAGTGAGCGCCATCAGGACGCACACGCTTCGGGACGGGGGTTGGGTCGTCGTGGACGTCGCTCCCTCCTACCGTCTGTCACGACTCTTCGCCGCCGAGCTCGGTCTGTCGGCGATGGTGCCCGTGAAGGACGCGTGGGGGTTTCCGGACTTCCGGCTCGCGGTGACGCCCGCCGCCCGGCTCGACGCCGGGCCCGTCTACGCGCGCATCGGGCTGCCCCTGATGTTCGGGGAGGGCTTCAGTCTGGGCGCTCAGGCCGCAGTGGGCGCGACGCTCTTCGATCGCTTCTACGTGGGAGTCATCGGGGAGGCCAACGTCAGAGACCTGCTGGGGATGGTGGGGCTCGAGCTGGGCGTCCGCTTCGGTGGCCCGAAGCCTCGCATCTAACACGACTATTGCCCGCATGGTGAGAAGTCTGACCCGACGCGTTGGCTGACATGTCAATCCGTGTCACTGACATGTCATTGACACGAGCCTTCCCTGGCCTCGGAGGGGGAGCATCACCGGAAGGAGTTGAAACGACTGGAGCCTGTCTTTCGCGGGCTCCTGGCGCGAATGTTGCTGTCCGCCCGAGCGTCCCCCCAACCTCCGAGCGCCTCGTGCAAAACAACACCTGGACCGACGCCGCCCTTCTCGACCATCTCCAGAAAGCCGTCTACCTGGAGCTGTGGACCCTCCCCCTCTACCTGGCGGCCGCCTATTCCTTGCAGGTCCCCGGCTCGGACGCCCAGAATCCGCCCCAGTTGAAGAGCCTCCGCGGCAAGAGCAACCCCAAGCGCAGCCGGGAGCAGCTCGCCTTCAACAACATCTACTCGGTCGCCGTGCAGGAGATGCTGCACCTGGAGCTGGCCAGCAACCTCTTCAATGCGCTGTTCGCTCCCAAGGGACACACGCCGAAGTTCACGGGCGACTGGGCGCCCCGCTACGACAAGTTCCCCTCCTGGATCGCGGTCGAGAAGCCCGTGCAGCTCGGACCGGTGAACCCCGAGCAGATGTCCCTCCTGGCCGCCATCGAAACCCCCGAGCCAGCGACCGATGGCGCGCCGAACGGGCCGCAGGAGACCTACGATTCCATCGGCCAGTTCTACAAGGCCATCGAGCAGGGGGTAAATCAGCGCTGGAGCGAACTCTACCAGCCCAAGGCGGACCACCGGCAGAAGAGCGAATTCACCAACCCGGAATACCCAGGCGACGATTACACCGGCTTCAGCAGCATCATCGACAGTCAGGACAGCGACACCGCGCGGAAGCAGGCGAACGCGGTGATCCAGGCCATCATCGGGCAGGGAGAGGGCAGCCGGGGACCGGTCATCGACTCGGACCTCCGCCCCGAGGACTCCAATGATGTCGAGGATCGGTTCAGCCATTTCGCGCGCTTCCGGATGGTGCAGGCGATGCTGAAGCTCGACGGCCCGCTGAAGACCTACCCCACCCCGGGGAGCAGTGGGCTCGCGGCCGCGCAGAAGCAACTCACCGCCGGCTTCACGAGCCTCCTGACCGCGCTGGAGCAGGGTTACGCGGGGAACGGCGAGCTCGACCTCGGCAGCATGTGGTCGCTCCCCGGGCAGATCGTGTCCGTGTGGGCCGCGGGTGGAGTGCCCCAGTTCCAAACCCAATCCCAGTAGCCCGCCCAGTCCCGGACACGGCCCCATCGCCACCCATGGTGGCAACCAGAAAAACAGGAACTAGCAGTCAATTCAGGATAGCATGATGGTGAAACAAGGAGGTTCTCCATCATGTTCGTCTCCCGCTGGGCCCAGTCCGGCCTTCCCATGTTCGCGGCGGCTTCACTGCTCCTGCAGGTATGGGGCGCACCCGAAGCAGTCGCCGCCGAGCGACGGTTCCTCATCGACTTCGGCGCGGAACCATCATCCACCCCTGGATGGAACAACATCTACTTCGGCCACACCGGCTCGGAGCTGTCGGGGCTGGTGGACTCGACGGGTGTCACCTCGGGGCTGTCGCTTCAGATAACCGATGGGTTCTGGCAGGGCTGGGTGGGGGCGTACAACGGCGCTGGCACCACCGCGAGCACGCTCTACCCGGCGACGGCCACCCAGGATACGTTCTTCATCGGGACCAACGAGGGCTCGACCGACGAGCTGGCCCGGCTGCGCATCTCCGGACTGGCCATCAACGGGACGTACTCGCTGCGCTTCTATGCCTCCCGGATGACGGACGACCAGACGTCGGACCGGACCACGCTGTACACCGTGGGCACCCAGACGGTGGAGTTGCAGGCGCGCAACAACATCGACGGCTACGCCCAGCTGTCCGGACTGGCGCCCACCCACGGCGCGCTGGACATCACCCTGACGATGAAGCCCGGCGCCGTCTTCGGCTACCTGGGCGTCCTGGAGCTCATCGAGCAGGACGGTGGCGTGGTGAACCAACCCCCCGTGCCGAACGCCGGCGCGGACCGGAGCATCCCCCTGCCCTCCAACACGGTGGCGATCCAACAGACGATCTCCGACCCCGAGGGGCAATCCACCACCTTCCAGTGGACCCAGGTTTCCGGCCCCAACACCGCGCGGCTCTACCAGAACCCCTGGAGCCCTCTCATCGCGAGCAACCTGGTGCAGGGCACCTACGTCTTCCGCCTCACCGCGACGGATGCCCAGGGCGCGAGCGCGTCCGATGACGTGAGCGTGTCCGTGGTGCCGAGCACCGGCACTGGTAGCCCCATCCAGCGCACCCTCACCGGGAAGTCCGTGACCGCCAACGCCAAGGTCATCCACTATTACGAGTCGCTGCCCCGGGGCTACAACACCGACCCGAACCGCAAGTGGCCGCTCATCATCTTCCACCACGGCATCGGCGAGCGGGGCAGCACCCCGGAGACGCTGCCTGGCGTGCTGGGCAACCTCACCCCCATCCGGGACACCGCGCCGCTCGAGTTCAACGTCAACGGCGTGACGGAGTCCTTCATCGTCCTGCAGCCGCAGTTGCACGAGTCCTACGGCGACTGGCAGGACTTCTTTACGCAGGCGATGATCGACACGGCCCGGGCCAACCTCCGCGTGGACCTGGACCGCATCTACCTGGTGGGCTACTCGCTGGGCGCGTTCCACACGTGGACCTTCCCGCAGCGCTCGGATACGAACGCCAGCCAGATTGCCGCGGTCGCCCCCATCGCCGGTGGACGGATCTACAGCGTGAATG
Above is a window of Cystobacter fuscus DNA encoding:
- a CDS encoding sensor histidine kinase: MKWPALKRTPRLGAGLVTLAMLAGLVAEWTLVSWLKDAALTALGVRLSPYVSQVIDLVVSLFLFGFIMRFIGKAFFHWRMTIFTVLNDALSRIARGDFSVSVPVDETGDDTRKNPVLEVAVNINQVAEALQRMEAMRQEFISNVSHEIQSPLTSIRGFAQALREGGLSEETRQHYLATIEAESRRLSRLSENLLRLSSLDSKAHAPVPRRYRLDSQLREVVLAAEPQWTAKGLDIEADLDAVYQTADEDMLNQVWTNLVHNAIKFTPAGGRMGIELRLEGGQALVRLTDSGIGISREDLPFVFDRFYKADKARSRTDASGGSGLGLAIARKIVELHGGRIEALSEGLGKGSCFTVRLPSAEPYLKAPEPASSDTSSEQGLEPGAQPGTVRSARWRTYV
- a CDS encoding GON domain-containing protein gives rise to the protein MMISIHENSTRRYLAVTVLAGGLVLGACGPSNEQQGQKEEEVLDEVGIQAMALTADSCARLKAVGQPMERNYTLFVNGDLRKPFIAWCDADGDTYLNLPTGGGRNFSQYLEVDGTSVSTRWAKVRLDPVAMTLDVNDARFTTSTGSIPGWNKYYAAYGEAGDCVTYDSSTGRANVDLRGLPFAVSATWKTDGWYAAGGSTRSSHDQVVDVSGGGYCGSTTVDGALTVRYVGYDSCATVAAAGGTLNQDYTLYLGLDPSKPYLAYCHSSGNTYLTLRAIGSGSNFSQYLEVDGTSVSTRWAKVRLDPVAMTLDVNDARFATSTGSIPGWNKYYAAYGEAGDCVTYDSSTGRANVDLRGLPFAVSATWKTDGWYAAGGSTRSSHDQVVDVSGGGYCGSTTVDGALTVRYFYQ
- a CDS encoding ABC transporter ATP-binding protein; translation: MDPRNRLKMDGTASSGPASFKSFFNLIASTKPSLPLLITALVLSVGSTLVSLLVPLFTKSLVDGFSLASLDYRQMALIAAAFTLQAATSGISLYLLTFVGQRIVVGIRDRLWKKQLALPIRYFDAHGTGDLISRMANDTAVVKALITENLSSFVSGILAMVGSVSLLISLNWKMALVMLVALPVGIGVIAPLARSMRRVSMGTMDENARFTTLLAQVLSEIRLVKASNAESREYRKGQETVERLFQFGLKEGRVQALVGPMMGLVMMGMLVLVIGYGGLLVSSGQLSAGDLVAFILYLIQAIIPVGQLTAFFVQLQKARGATQSIITLLETPEEKPEEGVHLEAARLPIRFDRVSFSYLPGEPVSRELSFCLEPGTVTAIVGPSGSGKTTLFSLLERFYEPDSGTILIGSKPLREFSLASWRRRIGYVPQESPLMAGTIRENIAYGLDREPSDEELIEAARLAYADEFIQGLPNGYDTEVGERGVKLSGGQRQRIAIARAFLRNPDILMLDEATSSLDSTSEHFVKLALENLMRGRTTLIIAHRLSTVIDADLILFVEKGRLTGRGTHSELVDSHELYRSFAEQQLRSHDSREARA
- a CDS encoding delta-60 repeat domain-containing protein, giving the protein MAIGVVIHTNQSTDRSGGGGWLVTGLFSYTLYYFALTWPVWLVRMSQTRRMVISSLVPGVLLLILAVLPLPRRVPFLDVTVRVASFGVWFMPGEALYGKLTGFAFASPCEVSLWEAGQHGFSTEVLGVTYQPDGRILIQGFISKEGTRKNGMKLSRLLPDGSIDPTFKGQDRCSSLTPTHPGHVWLQSDGKILLGSGSISSSPNHKDELALIVSPEGEELRRVSIPNLPAEQHVEGLVAEVQLQSDGGLLMYGGFRREADSKSGSPILRITPEGLPDLSSWREMPELGVADSIPGAIGADGRRFIVADNPEYAESLLPAVYSISAEGQPDEVFHERLLGMQREKELRQATALAVQADGKLVTAFVTGEARSEVMRLNPDGTLDDTFQREELPFEANHLSALADGGFIVARVGLLNAFEERTPVVLARLDSNGRVDRAVAERFRSAFAAQGISSILKLTVGPNGTVLLYRFAPASAGGKTFHQLVQLLPDGSLDTGFHPPL
- a CDS encoding alpha/beta hydrolase, whose product is MKTRWLLPAALLLAITGCGAPTGGAEGEVTYAEVPSPSEPGGVHPLTLDIAVPEGPGPFPAIVFIHGGGWVIGDLDDFGDRIHEASRRGFIGVTINYRLANLDDGHGKALHPWPAQLQDVRCALRWLAANAATYKVDTARVGVIGGSAGGHLAMMSAYARNEARFEPDYCPYSENLEVKAVVSMCGAGDPASVYETTDWWIKPYVTRFLALPDGAKVKDSPEVFADVSNLTYMGHGPRVPLLILQGTADTLVLPEVQRAFAVSARLLGQEVHVEYLEGAGHDIDATHRAESDEFIWKWFGERL
- a CDS encoding response regulator transcription factor gives rise to the protein MARIMVVDDDPHIREVVRHFLGTAGFDVVEASDGREALSLLERTQVDLLVLDVMMPKMDGWQLCQELKRLRDVPILMLTAKGETSQKLKGFELGADDYLVKPFEPAELAARVKALLKRYRIEASQSVQVGKLFLSRKTYLIQAGEESLTIPMKEFELLFKLGSSPGKTFSREQLIQAIWGPDFEGTDRTVDVHVNRLRERFPEERFGYRITAIRGLGYRLELAQ
- a CDS encoding ferritin-like domain-containing protein; protein product: MQNNTWTDAALLDHLQKAVYLELWTLPLYLAAAYSLQVPGSDAQNPPQLKSLRGKSNPKRSREQLAFNNIYSVAVQEMLHLELASNLFNALFAPKGHTPKFTGDWAPRYDKFPSWIAVEKPVQLGPVNPEQMSLLAAIETPEPATDGAPNGPQETYDSIGQFYKAIEQGVNQRWSELYQPKADHRQKSEFTNPEYPGDDYTGFSSIIDSQDSDTARKQANAVIQAIIGQGEGSRGPVIDSDLRPEDSNDVEDRFSHFARFRMVQAMLKLDGPLKTYPTPGSSGLAAAQKQLTAGFTSLLTALEQGYAGNGELDLGSMWSLPGQIVSVWAAGGVPQFQTQSQ